From Pseudomonas arsenicoxydans:
TCGACATGAAACAACGCATCGCGATCACGCACCACCTGGCCGATGGCGGCGATGTCGTTGACTGTGCCCAACTCGTTGTTGACCAGCATCAGCGACACCAGAAAGGTGTCTTCGCGCATCGCTTCGCTGACCGCTTGCGGGGTAATCAACCCTTCGGCGTCCGGCACCAGATAGGTCACGGCGACGCCGGTGTCTTGCAGCTGTTTCGCTGTGTCGAGAATCGCTTTGTGTTCAATCTGGCTGGTGATGATGTGGCCGCCGGACACGCCGCGCGCCTGGGCCACGCCCTTGAGTGCAAGGTTGTTGGATTCGGTCGCACCGGAGGTCCAGACGATCTGCTCGGCCTGGGCACCCACCAGTTCGGCGACCTGGTGCCGCGCGAGCTCTACCGTTTGCCGGGCCTGTTGGCCGAATGCATGGGAGCTGGAAGCCGGGTTGCCGAAGTTGCCGTTGAAACCCAGGCACTCGACCATGACCTTGATGACCCGCTCATCCACCGGCGTGGTGGCGGCGTAGTCGAAATACAGAGGACGTTTATTCATATAAGACTCGCAGAGCGTGTTCCGGGATCAGGAAGCTCGTCACTGAAACGCCAACGCGCAGCCTCGTGAGCTGCGCTGATATTTCAGAGCGTTAGAAATACCTGATCGGAGGCCGTTAAAGAAGAACAACTTCATTTAAAAGTGCGTAGGAACGCTCCTGAAGTCGAGCTTAACAGGCATCGGGCAACCGGTTGAAGCAATGCGTCATCTAAAGCTTTCAATCAACAACGGATACAGCGAAGCCACCAACAGCAAGGCCATGCCCCAGTTGAACAGCCGCAACCAGCGGCGATCCTTCAACACGTTGCGCAACAACGTGCCACACCCGGCCCAGACACTGACGCTCGGCAAATTGATCAAAGCAAACACCGCCGCAATCACGATCACGTTGGTGAAATAACCCTGCATCGGCGTGTAGGTGCTGATGGCACCGATGGCCATGATCCAGGCCTTGGGGTTGACCCACTGAAATGCCGCCGCGTCCAAATAGCTGATCGGCTTGCTCTCGCCCTTTTCACTTTCCGAGACCGGTCCGGAATGGGCAATTTTCCACGCCAGGTACAGCAAATACGCCGCACCGACGTAACGCAGAACCGTATAGAGCATGGGATAGGTTTGAAAGACTGCACCCAGGCCAAAGCCGACCGCCACGACGAGCACGAAGAAACCGCAGGTAATACCGAGCATGTGCGGAATGGTGCGGTTAAAGCCGAAATTCACACCGGATGCCAGCAACATGGTGTTGTTGGGGCCAGGCGTAATCGAGGTGACAAGTGCAAACAGGGCGAAACCCAGTAGCAGATCGAATGAGAGGGTCATGAGCGGCAATCCGTCAGGGTCAGTCAGATGTTGACCCTATCGCACGCCCCGAGGGAAACCCACGGACAGTTGGGTAAAACTTCGAGCGGTACAGTTTTCGATCAGCTTGAGCGACCGTGAAGCTGTACAGCACGCCCGGCGTTCATCTCGCCTTGTTTGTCGAAACTGAACGACTTTTGCGGCTGACCGAGCAATTGAGCTTTTTTCGCGTGGTATTCCTCGAAGGACAGACCGCGACGGTTCAAGTCTTCCAATGCCAA
This genomic window contains:
- a CDS encoding LysE family translocator, with product MTLSFDLLLGFALFALVTSITPGPNNTMLLASGVNFGFNRTIPHMLGITCGFFVLVVAVGFGLGAVFQTYPMLYTVLRYVGAAYLLYLAWKIAHSGPVSESEKGESKPISYLDAAAFQWVNPKAWIMAIGAISTYTPMQGYFTNVIVIAAVFALINLPSVSVWAGCGTLLRNVLKDRRWLRLFNWGMALLLVASLYPLLIESFR